The genomic segment TCTTAATAATAATGTCCTAAAACGAGCATTTGTCCGAAGTATCGAGATTATTGGCGAAGCCTCTAACAAACTTTCTGATTCTTTTAAAAAAAAGCATAATCAACCTGAATGGCGAAAATTTTCTGCAACGAGAAATCATTTAATACATGGCTACTTCATCGTTGATTATGATATTGTTTGGGATCTTGTTAAAAACAAAATTCCAATTCTTGAAATTCAAATTAAAGAAATTTTACAAAAAGAAAAAACACTTTTTGATTAACTTTCGCGACTACGCATAACAGCGACTAACCGCTTCACTTCGGGACTTACGCCCTCGTTCGGTCTACGACACATAGGCTTTTGGCACTCCTCTTGCTTACGCAAGCCTCGTGCCAATCCCTAACGTCCCGTTCGGGACTCAGGGTCAGCCTACGTCGGTTAGTCTAGTTCGTTATACGCAAGCCAGAAAAATCTATGTTAAATTTAGAAAATATTAAAGAAGTTCAGAATATTGCTAAAAAAACTATAGAACATGTTCAATTACATACCAAAGAAGGAATGAATGAACAAGATATCAAGATTCTCGCTGAATCATTCATGGAAAGTAACGGAATAAGCAGGTTTTGGTATTATAATGTTGGTGCTTTAGTTCTAGCTGGAAATAGATCCCTACTTTCAATCTCTGGAAAAGA from the Leptospira noumeaensis genome contains:
- a CDS encoding HepT-like ribonuclease domain-containing protein; protein product: MKSDLDYIKHIYNEILFLKDELSKTDENSFLNNNVLKRAFVRSIEIIGEASNKLSDSFKKKHNQPEWRKFSATRNHLIHGYFIVDYDIVWDLVKNKIPILEIQIKEILQKEKTLFD